The Raphanus sativus cultivar WK10039 chromosome 6, ASM80110v3, whole genome shotgun sequence sequence TTCACTGTCACGGTGGTCATATGACCCACGTGAAATCATGAAAACATTATGGCTTttattaagaattttaaaatgacCCTGgtccaaaatatttattgacCCAGTTAAAATTCTTCTGACCCCAATCTAAATTACTTTGACCCTTGTCCAAATTATTTATGGACCATAATCTAATAACTATATTAATTAACTTGCAGCCCACCAAATTTTACATAAAGAATTATAACAAATTAAGCccactaaataaaataaacccaTTAACAATATTATTTCAATGACTTAAACctaattattatattagtttagCTATTAGACGTttagttttcttcttctcttctgaAACTCGTCGACTACAACAAGCAACAGCAGTAACGACTAGCAAAGGTAATATATATTGTgatttgttaaatatttaatttaagctttcttcttctactAGATATAATTatcgtattatatttttataaaagggAAAAGATCTTAAGACTAGTTTTTATTCTGGCTTGTTGCCTTGTTCCTTagatttttagattatttaacaCTGAAATTGTTATGTTTCAtagtttcaaataataaaataccaAATTTCTATATATAGGATGCCATTTGCACAAAACAGAATGATTATTCAACATACAAATTTTGTAACTATCGACATAGAGAAGTGAACATTGTCTGCAGTACTGATTGTCtgctatattatatatttagtttgatatatatttttattttattttttgcaggTACCATCAAACAAAATGGAACGGTATTTGAatttgaacaaaagaaaagctCCTGATATCAACTTGGAGGATTTGCCGTGGGATCCAGCTAAGCGGAAAAACATTTTAGACTATCCTTATAATCAAAGAGATGAGGTACGGCGCAAGTATTTGACTAGAGGACCTTGTCAACCTAGTGGTcatacttttcaaaaaaaatcaataggaGGTGTATTACGACGCTTTAATCCACAGTGGTTTGAGCAGTACTCTGATTGGTTAGAGTATAGTGTGGAACAAGAAAAggctttttgtttgttttgttactTGTTCAGAGTTCAAGCTGGAAAACAAGGCGGAAGTGATGCTTTTGTGTCAACAGGGTTTTCTAGTTGGAATAAGGCTGATAGTTTCAGTAAACACATGGGAGATCATACTAGTTTTCACAACGATGCTAGAAATAAGTGTGAAAACTTGATGAGACAAGGTCAGTCTATCAAGCATGCTTTACATAAACAAACCAATGCTGTGAAAAATGATTATCGGATCCGTTTGAGTGCTTCAGTTGATGTTTCTAGACACTTGTTACACCAAGGATTGTCTTTTCGTGGTCATGATGAGAAAGAAGAGTCAACAAACAAAGGTAATTTCTTAGAGCTTCTGAAGTATACGGCTAGTCAAAATGAGGCTGTTAGGAAAGTTGTGCTGAACAATGCTCCTAAAAATAATCAGATGACTTCTCCTCCTATCCAAAAAGACATTGCTCATTGCTTTGCCGAAGAAGTAACTAAGTCTGTTATACAAGAAATCAACAATGATGTCTTTGGCTTGCTGGTAGATGAATCTGCTGATATTTCAGATAAAGAGCAAATGGCTGTGGTTTTTCGTTTCGTTGATAAGTTTGGGCTCGTAAAAGAAAGATTTGTTGGCCTTAGTCATGTGAAAGAGACATCTTCTTCAACTCTGAAGGATGCTATTGATGATCTGTTTTCGAAACATGGATTGAGTTTGAAAAAGGTGAGAGGTCAAGGTTATGATGGGGCCAGCAATATGAAAGGGGAATTCAATGGTTTAAGATCTTTGATTTTGAGAGAAAGTAGATCTGCATACTATGTTCATTGTTTTGCTCATCAACTTCAGTTGGTTGTTGTGGCTGGTGCAAAGAAGCATTTTGAAGTTGGAGAATTTTTCGATATGGTTCATGTTCTGTTGAATGTGGTTGGAGCTTCTTGTAAGAGGAAAGTTATGCTCACTGAAAGTAAT is a genomic window containing:
- the LOC130496927 gene encoding uncharacterized protein LOC130496927 yields the protein MERYLNLNKRKAPDINLEDLPWDPAKRKNILDYPYNQRDEVRRKYLTRGPCQPSGHTFQKKSIGGVLRRFNPQWFEQYSDWLEYSVEQEKAFCLFCYLFRVQAGKQGGSDAFVSTGFSSWNKADSFSKHMGDHTSFHNDARNKCENLMRQGQSIKHALHKQTNAVKNDYRIRLSASVDVSRHLLHQGLSFRGHDEKEESTNKGNFLELLKYTASQNEAVRKVVLNNAPKNNQMTSPPIQKDIAHCFAEEVTKSVIQEINNDVFGLLVDESADISDKEQMAVVFRFVDKFGLVKERFVGLSHVKETSSSTLKDAIDDLFSKHGLSLKKVRGQGYDGASNMKGEFNGLRSLILRESRSAYYVHCFAHQLQLVVVAGAKKHFEVGEFFDMVHVLLNVVGASCKRKVMLTESNRKRMEEEISKGKMKTGTGLNQDLSLKRPGYTRWGSHYKTLLRLVVMFPCVIEVLEHIEKEGTDGNKRQQAYGLLKYFQTFGFVFHLHLMLVVLGLTNNLSKALQKRDQEILNAVSLVESTKRQLQKLRDEGWDDFVAEVYSFSEKNNTEVPNMDEDFVDSRRPRRKTGITNLHHYKVECFYTVLDLQLQEFNDRFDEVNSELLICMASLSPIDSFVQFDKSLLVRLAELYPDDFSCVERRSLEQQLDIYLDNVKKDQRFFNLESIGDLARVLVETRKHLSHPLVYRLLKLCLILPVATASVERCFSAMNIVKTASRNSIGDEFLSDCLVCFIEKQILDTVTNETIIKRFQSMSERRVHL